In Anabas testudineus chromosome 12, fAnaTes1.2, whole genome shotgun sequence, one genomic interval encodes:
- the rph3aa gene encoding rabphilin-3A: MNMSGSPPGEELTDEEKEIINSVLARAAMMEAMEQERIKRLSSRLDTIKKTACGDGQSRCLLCGASFGPQGVTAVLCVQCRNHMCSKCGIWSNSRNCPMWLCRICNEHQEVHKRSGAWFFKGRDQQRLPDPFPLSGPEQSDTDSSAGRGASQEAATHQHKHEPQQQQQQPSCGSEQQEQTARTTADSYNETQSRPAAVIKTERHVLASKPPQANAQQAAPTSDFQKKPAEREETVSVEQRRQPVVSSSSHVPATRTIPPVNAPANNPTPQRPPPERTEEDNDYDSDDATTLGCLEFSLLYDQENHALHCCIIRAKGLKPMDSNGLADPYVKLHLLPGASKSNKLRTKTLKTTLNPVWNETLIYHGITDDEMSRKTLRLSVSDEDKFGHNEFIGETRVALKKLKFNEKKNFNVCLERVIPVKKAVGGQARGMALYEDDVNEGDDGEERGRILISLTYNSEQSRLMVGVVRCAHLAAMDSNGYSDPFVKVCLKPDMGKKAKNKTQIKKKTLNPEFNEEFSYEIKHGELAKKTLDISVWDYDMGKSNDFIGGCQLGIQAKGECLKHWYECLKNKDKKIERWHVLLNDNTAQFED; encoded by the exons ATGAACATGTCTGGCAGCCCCCCAGGGGAGGAGCTCAcggatgaggagaaggagatcATCAACAGTGTACTGGCTCGTGCAGCCATGATGGAGGCCATGGAGCAGGAGAGGATTAA GCGTCTTTCCAGTCGCCTGGATACTATCAAGAAGACGGCGTGTGGGGACGGACAGTCGCGCTGTCTGCTGTGCGGAGCGTCCTTTGGTCCACAGGGGGTCACAGCTGTCCTTTGCGTGCAGTGCAGAAAC cacatgTGCAGCAAGTGTGGCATCTGGAGCAACAGCAGGAACTGCCCCATGTGGCTGTGCAGAATCTGCAATGAACACCAAGAG GTGCACAAGCGTTCAGGAGCTTGGTTTTTCAAAGGAAGAGACCAGCAGCGTCTGCCTGACCCCTTCCCACTGTCAGGACCTGAACAGTCGGACACCGACAGCTCAGCAGGCCGTGGTGCATCTCAGGAAGCtgcaacacatcaacacaaacacg agccacaacagcagcagcagcaaccgTCCTGTGGATCAGAACAACAGGAGCAGACAGCAAGAACAACAGCTGACAGCTATAATGAGACTCAGTCTCGTCCGGCAGCTGTAATAAAGACGGAGAGACATGTGTTAGCCTCCAAACCACCTCAAGCAAATGCACAGCAGGCTGCCCCCACCTCAG ATTTCCAgaagaaacctgcagagagGGAAGAGACAGTGTCTGTGGAGCAAAGAAGACAACCTGTTGTCTCCAGTTCATCTCATGTTCCTGCAACTAGAACTATTCCACCTGTTAATGCACCTGCCAACAACCCCACTCCCCAACGACCCCCACCAGAGCGAACAGAAGAGGACAATGACTACGACTCCGATGACGCCA CTACTCTGGGATGTCTGGAGTTCAGTCTTCTGTACGATCAGGAGAACCACGCACTTCACTGCTGCATCATCAGAGCcaag GGTTTGAAGCCGATGGACTCAAACGGACTCGCTGATCCGTATGTGAAGCTGCACCTGTTACCTGGAGCCAGTAAG TCTAACAAACTTCGCACCAAGACGTTAAAAACCACTCTGAATCCTGTTTGGAACGAGACTCTGATCTACCACGGTATCACCGACGACGAGATGTCTCGTAAAACTCTGCG CCTTTCAGTCAGTGACGAGGACAAGTTTGGACACAATGAATTCATCGGAGAGACACGAGTGGCCCTGAAGAAACTGAAGTTTAATGAGAAGAAGAACTTCAATGTGTGTTTGGAGAGAGTGATTCCA GTGAAGAAGGCTGTCGGAGGTCAAGCCCGCGGCATGGCTCTTTACGAGGACGAT GTGAATGAAGGCGAcgatggagaggagaggggtCGCATCCTGATATCACTGACGTACAACAGTGAGCAGAGTCGCCTGATGGTGGGCGTGGTCCGCTGTGCTCACCTGGCTGCTATGGACTCCAACGGATACTCGGACCCGTTCGTCAAAGT atgtttGAAGCCAGATATGGGAAAGAAAGctaaaaacaagacacagatCAAAAAGAAGACCCTGAATCCAGAGTTTAACGAG GAGTTCAGTTATGAAATTAAACACGGAGAACTCGCCAAGAAAACTCTCGACATCTCCGTGTGGGACTACGACATGGGCAAATCCAACGATTTCATTG GAGGATGTCAGTTAGGCATCCAGGCTAAAGGAGAGTGTCTGAAGCACTGGTATGAATGCCTCAAGAACAAGGACAAGAAGATTGAGCGCTGGCACGTCCTGCTAAAtgacaacacagcacagtttgAGGATTGA
- the pla2g3 gene encoding group 3 secretory phospholipase A2 — MTHTALLLFTSLLLWAPAQAAILCTWTKVLPHGELHYNFLRQDSSSLRLYHSVWSEERAPLSCSWSDDAALIQNYLSLCRERAHEFSERPDGNLNVNLLLEAEDQCVSLASQAVAWHGERTGKRPVRSAGGLPAATSIQGQDERSEVRSHQRVKRGFIVPGTLWCGSGNKAPSYDDLGVFGDTDSCCREHDQCKHTILSFHSEFGVFNTNIFTMSHCECDNKFRSCLMQANDSISHVVGYTFFNLLKMHCFEFSHRLQCTQRNWFGMCKETQMSLYAEVHPPTLFEYTSSTEVSMNSTSYFINTTTPAQLQGSSTSDPQFFSITEAASTVPTPSTSLSSTFIAADASTVPTPSTNLSSTFITEAAPTVLTPSTSLSSTFIAADASTVPTPSTSLSSTFIAAAASTVPTPSTSLPSAPPASITPVTNVSTSMVTSTSERTTDTLSTKIQTATALDSDLTEKLLSCDIFKDLDECRNKILPLENRYGLHNPEPRTLYHCNCTTRLFQTLAEPRRLTEVHALLLEHVSQSCFLTRDCTAGNTCTAVLVKAEFPYVMHRSGAEVEEQRHLQAVKLKVRRPNSSRAKRKDRVVRLHKLCFRMTRRKMNKTRKQNAQRQTAAGREPV; from the exons ATGACGCACACAGCTCTTCTCCTTTTCACGTCACTCCTGTTGTGGGCGCCTGCACAAGCCGCCATCCTCTGCACCTGGACTAAAGTTTTACCTCATGGGGAGTTGCACTATAATTTTCTGCGGCAGGACTCTTCCTCTCTGCGGCTGTACCACAGCGTGTGGTCCGAGGAGCGCGCTCCGCTCAGCTGCTCTTGGAGCGACGACGCAGCGCTCATCCAGAACTATTTGTCTCTGTGCCGGGAGCGCGCGCACGAGTTCTCCGAGCGTCCTGATGgaaatttaaatgtgaacttATTGTTGGAGGCAGAAGATCAGTGCGTGTCTCTGGCTTCTCAAGCAGTGGCCTGGCACGGAGAGAGGACAGGAAAGAGGCCGGTGAGGAGTGCTGGTGGTCTCCCTGCTGCTACAAGTATTCAAGGTCAAGatgaaaggtcagaggtcaggagCCATCAGCGTGTGAAGCGCGGTTTTATTGTACCTGGGACTCTGTGGTGCGGCTCTGGGAACAAAGCGCCATCCTATGATGATTTAG GGGTTTTTGGGGACACAGACAGCTGCTGCCGGGAACACGACCAGTGCAAACACACCATCCTGTCCTTTCACTCGGAGTTCGGAGTCTTCAACACCAACATATTCACCATGTCTCACTGTGAATGTGACAACAA GTTTCGCAGCTGTCTAATGCAAGCGAACGACAGCATCTCTCACGTGGTGGGATACACGTTCTTCAACCTGCTGAAGATGCACTGCTTTGAGTTCAGCCACCGACTCCAgtgcacacagagaaactggTTTGGAAT gtgtaaGGAGACTCAAATGTCTCTGTACGCGGAGGTTCATCCACCCACGCTGTTTGAGTATACCAGCTCCACAGAGGTCAGCATGAACAGCACCAGCTACTTCATCAACACCACCACACCTGCACAGCTCCAGGGTAGCAGCACGTCAGACCCACAGTTCTTCTCCATCACCGAGGCTGCATCCACAGTCCCTACACCTTCAACCAGTTTATCCTCCACCTTCATCGCTGCTGATGCATCCACAGTCCCTACACCTTCAACCAATTTATCCTCCACCTTCATCACCGAGGCTGCACCCACAGTCCTTACACCTTCAACCAGTTTATCCTCCACCTTCATCGCTGCTGATGCATCCACAGTCCCTACACCTTCAACCAGTTTATCCTCCACCTTCATCGCTGCTGCTGCATCCACTGTCCCTACACCTTCAACCAGTTTGCCCTCTGCACCTCCTGCATCCATCACTCCAGTGACCAACGTCAGCACCTCCATGGTCACCAGCACATCAGAGAGGACCACAGACACTTTATCCACCAAAATCCAAACTGCGACAGCGCTGGACTCTGATCTCACAG agaagctgctgtcGTGTGACATCTTCAAGGATCTTGACGAGTGCAGGAACAAGATCCTTCCACTGGAGAACAGATATGGCCTCCACAACCCAGAGCCGAGGACGCTGTATCACTGCAACTGCACCACCAG ATTATTCCAGACCTTGGCTGAGCCGAGACGACTGACCGAAGTGCACGCTCTTTTACTGGAACATGTGTCCCAGTCCTGCTTTCTGACACGGGACTGCACAGCAGGCAACAC CTGCACAGCAGTTCTGGTGAAGGCAGAGTTTCCCTATGTGATGCACAGGAGCggtgcagaggtggaggagcagcGCCACCTACAGGCAGTAAAACTGAAGGTCAGGAgaccaaacagcagcagagctaaGAGAAAAGATCGAGTTGTGAGGCTCCACAAACTGTGTTTCAGGATGACCAGGCGTAAAATGAACAAGACCAGGAAACAAAATGCACAACGGCAAACTGCGGCAGGACGAGAGCCGGTCTGA